A genome region from Sphaerisporangium krabiense includes the following:
- a CDS encoding deacetylase produces the protein MSDRAAPVRAAGAGDDGAPPRPAFLITIDVEEDDAWSGAAAVRTRNAGFLPRFQALCDRYGLPPTYLVDWTMATSPEFQEFGRAVLAGGRGEIGMHLHAWTTPPILPLTGTDHRHKPFLIDFPEPVMAAKVTTATRTLQDVFGIAPVSHRAGRWMMDETYARILVEHGYLADCSVTPHVSWHGTSGAPGGRGPRDYTDYPEHPYFVDPRALHRAGESPLLEVPMTIAPRRYGPLVGGARAVLSRGGPAGRVAGRLWPRTSWLRPNGRNRREMLELAGRALRSGRDHVEFMLHSSELMPGGSPYFRTFRSVEALYDDIEALFAFAAGPFEGLTLAAYRAGFAARAGLRSEPRTGRENPCTSAK, from the coding sequence ATGTCTGACCGCGCGGCGCCGGTCCGCGCGGCGGGCGCCGGAGACGACGGCGCGCCGCCGCGCCCGGCCTTCCTCATCACGATCGACGTCGAGGAGGACGACGCCTGGAGCGGCGCGGCGGCGGTCCGGACGCGCAACGCCGGCTTCCTGCCCCGGTTCCAGGCGCTGTGCGACCGGTACGGCCTTCCTCCCACCTATCTGGTCGACTGGACCATGGCGACCAGCCCGGAGTTCCAGGAGTTCGGCCGCGCGGTGCTGGCGGGCGGCCGGGGCGAGATCGGCATGCACCTGCACGCCTGGACCACGCCGCCCATCCTCCCGCTGACCGGCACCGACCACCGGCACAAGCCGTTCCTGATCGATTTTCCCGAGCCGGTGATGGCGGCGAAGGTGACGACCGCGACGCGGACGCTCCAGGACGTCTTCGGGATCGCGCCGGTGAGCCACCGCGCCGGACGGTGGATGATGGACGAGACCTACGCGCGGATCCTCGTCGAGCACGGGTACCTGGCCGACTGCTCGGTGACGCCGCACGTCTCCTGGCACGGCACCTCCGGCGCGCCGGGCGGGCGCGGCCCGAGGGACTACACGGATTACCCCGAGCACCCGTACTTCGTGGATCCGCGGGCGCTGCACAGGGCGGGGGAATCGCCGCTGCTGGAGGTGCCGATGACGATCGCGCCCCGCCGGTACGGCCCCCTGGTGGGCGGCGCGCGCGCCGTGCTGTCCCGGGGCGGGCCCGCGGGACGGGTGGCGGGCCGGCTCTGGCCGCGGACGTCCTGGCTGCGGCCGAACGGCAGGAACCGCCGCGAGATGCTGGAACTCGCCGGGCGGGCGCTGCGCTCCGGGCGCGATCACGTCGAGTTCATGCTGCACTCCTCGGAGCTGATGCCGGGCGGCAGCCCCTACTTCCGGACCTTCCGGAGCGTCGAGGCGCTCTACGACGACATCGAGGCGCTGTTCGCGTTCGCCGCCGGCCCGTTCGAGGGGCTGACCCTGGCCGCGTACCGGGCGGGGTTCGCCGCGCGCGCGGGACTGCGGTCTGAGCCTCGTACCGGGCGGGAGAACCCGTGCACGTCTGCGAAGTGA
- a CDS encoding NAD-dependent epimerase/dehydratase family protein: protein MRVLVTGGAGFIGANVCRALAARPDVERVTVLDDLTGGDLVNLAGVDADFVMGSVLDRKLLAELVPAATTVIHLAAVPSVPRSLKDPLTSHVVNATGTVNVLEACRRTGPHVIVASSSSVYGDSAAAFKHEDLPARPLSPYGAGKLAAESYTLAYGHSYGLPVLAFRFFNVYGPLQPADHAYAAVVPAFVSAALRGEPVPIHGDGTQARDFTYVESVADVLAVASARGVTSPVPVNLAFGTRVSLLELRDTLATVLDRPVEASFLPPRAGDIHDSRSSPKLLGELFPDLRPVPLEEGLRRTVAWFRTFTRPVPHEIDAAL from the coding sequence ATGAGAGTGCTCGTCACAGGCGGGGCCGGGTTCATCGGCGCGAACGTGTGCCGCGCGCTGGCCGCGCGGCCCGACGTCGAGCGGGTCACGGTCCTGGACGATCTCACCGGCGGGGACCTCGTCAACCTCGCCGGCGTCGACGCCGACTTCGTCATGGGCAGCGTCCTGGACCGCAAGCTGCTGGCCGAGCTGGTCCCCGCCGCCACCACGGTGATCCACCTCGCGGCCGTGCCGTCCGTGCCCAGGTCGCTGAAGGACCCGCTGACCTCGCACGTCGTCAACGCCACCGGCACCGTCAACGTGCTGGAGGCATGCCGGCGCACCGGGCCGCACGTGATCGTCGCCTCGTCGTCCTCGGTGTACGGGGACAGCGCGGCGGCGTTCAAGCACGAGGACCTGCCCGCCCGGCCGCTCAGCCCCTACGGCGCCGGGAAGCTCGCCGCGGAGAGCTACACGCTGGCCTACGGGCACAGCTACGGCCTTCCGGTGCTGGCGTTCCGGTTCTTCAACGTCTACGGGCCGCTGCAACCGGCCGACCACGCCTACGCGGCCGTCGTGCCGGCGTTCGTGTCGGCGGCGCTGCGCGGCGAGCCGGTCCCGATCCACGGCGACGGCACCCAGGCCCGGGACTTCACCTACGTCGAATCCGTGGCCGACGTCCTGGCCGTGGCGTCGGCCCGCGGCGTGACCAGCCCCGTGCCGGTCAATCTCGCGTTCGGCACGCGGGTCTCCCTGCTGGAGCTGAGGGACACGCTCGCGACCGTGCTGGACCGCCCCGTCGAGGCGTCCTTCCTGCCGCCCCGGGCCGGTGACATCCACGACTCGCGGTCCTCGCCCAAGCTGCTCGGAGAACTCTTCCCCGACCTGCGGCCCGTCCCGCTGGAGGAAGGGCTGCGCCGGACGGTGGCCTGGTTCCGGACGTTCACGCGCCCGGTCCCGCACGAGATCGACGCCGCGCTCTGA
- a CDS encoding arsenate reductase/protein-tyrosine-phosphatase family protein: protein MAARPDPWCPAPREEGFRLLFVCTANICRSPIAERYARAALGAGSPVVVASAGVCAVPGRPMARGAARALERLGGDPSGFASRRVTSRMLEEADLVLTATTAHRAAVVQKCPRISGRAFTIAEFGALAGAVPARSRADLARAGGPAMRAHLLLARARALRGLVRVEEPDVADPYGGPGRAYRSAARRIAEGLSALLETLTAAAAPTSAGRSGPSCTGW, encoded by the coding sequence ATGGCTGCCCGCCCTGACCCGTGGTGCCCCGCGCCGCGCGAGGAGGGCTTCCGCCTGCTGTTCGTCTGCACCGCCAACATCTGCCGCTCCCCGATCGCCGAGCGGTACGCCCGCGCCGCGCTTGGCGCGGGCTCACCCGTCGTCGTGGCGAGCGCCGGCGTGTGCGCCGTGCCCGGACGGCCGATGGCCCGCGGGGCGGCGCGCGCGCTGGAGAGGCTGGGCGGCGACCCTTCGGGGTTCGCCTCGCGCCGGGTCACCTCGCGGATGCTGGAGGAGGCCGACCTGGTGCTGACCGCCACGACCGCGCACCGCGCGGCCGTGGTCCAGAAGTGCCCGCGGATCTCCGGCCGGGCCTTCACCATCGCCGAGTTCGGGGCGCTGGCCGGGGCCGTGCCGGCGCGGTCCCGTGCGGACCTCGCCCGGGCGGGGGGCCCGGCGATGCGGGCCCACCTCCTGCTCGCCCGGGCGCGGGCGCTGCGCGGGCTGGTCCGCGTGGAGGAACCCGACGTGGCGGATCCCTACGGCGGACCGGGCCGCGCCTACAGGTCGGCCGCCCGGCGGATCGCCGAGGGACTGTCGGCACTGCTGGAGACGCTGACCGCCGCGGCCGCTCCGACCTCGGCCGGCCGGAGCGGCCCGTCCTGCACCGGCTGGTAG
- a CDS encoding DUF4012 domain-containing protein, whose product MRARRRRRVAAAALLPVLVLTSYGGWSAYAGLSVRDHLQATRDALVHLRAVMSARDLARIRVTLADAQRHAAEARRLTSRADWALLTHLPLVGDGATTVRGIAASAAEVTGVLTGVQGVGASLLTAGSGADDADRLLNGLRTAAPVLHGAAARLTRARDHLAATPARTRVASLDEARGRLLSELDRLRGWIGSAATAAELLPPMLGGDGPRRYFLAFQTNAESRGTGGLVGAFGILSADHGRVRVTRLAANNDLTPGARPVVDHGPAFRERYGEGAATLLSVSNLSPHFPYAAGTWTALWERKTGRRLDGALAIDPVGLSYVLAVIGPVTLPGGERVTASNVVDLTERAAYARYPDPVRRKRFLIAIAAAVGEALPKAFPAPSHLLPVLKPMAEERRLQIWSRHAAEQRRLSGTALGGVLPRRPGPYAGLVVNNSAGGKLDYYLNRSVEYTLGPCRGGRRSSRVRVRLTNDVPGVALPSYVTGRLDSPDRPHAPGSNLLWVSLYAGVGSELTGTRVDGRTVWARTETERSHPVHSILLELAPGQSRTWELDLVEPASGAAPVVPAQPLARPQQSRVDQDRHGCPP is encoded by the coding sequence CGCTAGAAGGCGCCGGCGCGTCGCCGCCGCCGCGCTCCTGCCGGTTCTCGTCCTGACGTCGTACGGGGGCTGGTCGGCGTATGCCGGGCTGAGCGTGCGCGACCACCTGCAGGCGACCAGGGACGCCCTGGTGCACCTGCGCGCGGTGATGAGCGCCCGTGACCTCGCCCGGATCCGCGTGACGCTGGCGGACGCCCAGCGTCACGCGGCCGAGGCGCGGCGCCTCACCTCCCGCGCCGACTGGGCGCTGCTCACCCACCTGCCTCTGGTGGGGGACGGCGCCACGACCGTGCGCGGGATCGCCGCGTCGGCCGCCGAGGTCACCGGCGTGCTGACCGGCGTCCAAGGGGTCGGCGCGTCCCTCCTCACCGCCGGTTCCGGCGCCGACGACGCCGACCGGCTCCTGAACGGTCTCAGGACGGCGGCCCCGGTCCTGCACGGCGCCGCCGCCCGGCTCACCCGGGCCCGCGACCACCTGGCCGCCACTCCCGCCCGCACCCGGGTCGCCTCCCTGGACGAGGCGCGGGGCAGGCTCCTGTCCGAGCTGGACCGGCTGCGCGGCTGGATCGGCTCCGCGGCGACCGCCGCGGAGCTGCTGCCCCCCATGCTCGGCGGCGACGGCCCGCGCCGCTACTTCCTGGCCTTCCAGACCAACGCGGAATCGCGGGGGACCGGCGGTCTCGTCGGCGCCTTCGGCATCCTGTCCGCCGACCACGGCCGTGTCCGCGTCACGCGGCTGGCAGCCAACAACGACCTCACCCCCGGGGCCCGCCCCGTCGTCGACCACGGCCCCGCGTTCCGCGAGCGGTACGGCGAGGGCGCGGCCACGCTCCTCTCGGTCTCCAACCTCTCCCCGCACTTCCCCTACGCCGCCGGCACCTGGACCGCGCTATGGGAGCGGAAGACCGGCCGGCGGCTGGACGGCGCCCTCGCGATCGACCCGGTCGGCCTGTCCTACGTGCTCGCCGTGATCGGGCCGGTCACGCTGCCGGGCGGGGAGCGGGTGACCGCCTCCAACGTCGTCGACCTGACCGAGCGCGCGGCCTACGCGCGCTATCCCGACCCCGTGCGCCGCAAGCGCTTCCTCATCGCGATCGCCGCGGCCGTCGGCGAGGCGCTGCCCAAGGCGTTCCCTGCGCCCTCCCACCTGCTGCCCGTGCTGAAGCCCATGGCCGAGGAGCGCAGGCTCCAGATCTGGAGCCGCCACGCCGCCGAGCAGCGCCGCCTGTCCGGCACCGCGCTCGGCGGCGTGCTGCCGCGGCGACCGGGGCCGTACGCCGGGCTCGTGGTCAACAACTCGGCCGGCGGCAAGCTGGACTACTACCTGAACCGCTCGGTGGAATACACGCTGGGCCCCTGCCGGGGCGGCCGGCGGTCGTCGCGCGTGCGGGTCCGGCTCACCAACGACGTGCCCGGCGTGGCGCTGCCGTCCTATGTCACCGGCAGGCTGGACAGCCCCGACCGGCCGCACGCGCCCGGCTCCAACCTGCTGTGGGTGTCGCTGTACGCCGGGGTGGGCAGCGAGCTCACCGGGACCCGGGTGGACGGCCGCACCGTCTGGGCCCGCACGGAGACCGAGAGGTCCCACCCGGTCCACTCCATCCTCCTGGAACTCGCGCCCGGGCAGTCCAGGACGTGGGAGCTCGACCTCGTGGAGCCGGCCTCCGGGGCGGCTCCCGTGGTCCCGGCGCAGCCCTTGGCCCGTCCCCAGCAGAGCCGGGTCGACCAGGATCGGCATGGCTGCCCGCCCTGA
- a CDS encoding glycosyltransferase, with the protein MKSDSRIRVMEIIARLNVGGPATQISGLIERLNHREFDHRLYTGHVEEDEADHPGLGVLAGHPDDPALRVHRVHGLGRAIRPSDDVRALAHLVAAMRRFRPHVVHTRTAKAGALGRLASVLSGAGSARVHTFHGHLLDGYFTGAKRAAYVRAERALATVSHRLVTVGDRVREDLLAAGIGRPGQYVVIPPGVGLRPPPSRETARKDLDLPMDAPVVAFLGRLTKVKRPDRLLATAEAVLGWVPGCRFVVCGGGELREETERAAARLPGPVVFTGWRGDTETVYAAADVVLLTSDNEGTPLTLIEAGMAGVPVVATRVGSVGEVVLDGRTGLLAGRDPAELAGHVVRLLTDPGLARTMGEAARRWTTSSYAVERLVSDTEALYRALHRAAARDRRPQTTEVDR; encoded by the coding sequence GTGAAGTCCGACAGCCGCATCCGCGTCATGGAGATAATCGCCCGGTTGAACGTCGGAGGGCCGGCGACCCAGATATCCGGGCTCATCGAACGGCTGAACCACCGTGAATTCGACCACCGCCTGTACACCGGGCACGTCGAGGAGGACGAGGCCGACCATCCCGGGCTCGGCGTGCTCGCCGGGCACCCGGACGACCCGGCCCTCCGGGTGCACCGGGTGCACGGGCTCGGCCGGGCGATCAGGCCGTCCGACGACGTGCGCGCCCTCGCCCACCTCGTCGCCGCCATGCGCCGCTTCCGGCCGCACGTCGTGCACACCCGGACGGCCAAGGCGGGAGCCCTCGGCCGGCTCGCCTCCGTGCTGTCGGGGGCCGGCTCCGCCCGGGTGCACACCTTCCACGGCCACCTGCTCGACGGATACTTCACCGGCGCCAAGCGCGCCGCGTACGTCCGCGCCGAGCGGGCGCTGGCCACGGTGTCGCACCGGCTGGTCACGGTCGGCGACCGCGTCCGCGAGGACCTGCTGGCCGCCGGGATCGGCAGGCCCGGCCAGTACGTCGTCATCCCCCCGGGCGTCGGCCTGCGCCCGCCGCCGTCCCGCGAGACGGCCAGGAAGGACCTGGACCTGCCCATGGACGCGCCCGTCGTGGCCTTCCTCGGACGGCTGACCAAGGTGAAACGGCCGGACCGGCTGCTCGCCACGGCCGAGGCCGTCCTCGGATGGGTCCCCGGCTGCCGGTTCGTCGTCTGCGGCGGCGGCGAGCTGCGCGAGGAGACCGAGCGCGCCGCGGCACGGCTTCCCGGGCCGGTGGTGTTCACCGGCTGGCGCGGCGACACCGAGACGGTCTACGCGGCCGCGGACGTCGTCCTGCTCACCTCGGACAACGAGGGCACGCCGCTCACGCTCATCGAGGCGGGCATGGCCGGGGTGCCGGTCGTGGCGACCCGCGTGGGCAGCGTCGGCGAAGTGGTGCTGGACGGCCGGACCGGCCTGCTGGCCGGGCGCGACCCCGCCGAGCTGGCGGGCCACGTCGTGCGGCTGCTCACCGACCCCGGCCTCGCCCGGACGATGGGCGAGGCCGCCCGCCGGTGGACCACCTCCTCCTACGCCGTCGAACGCCTGGTCTCCGACACCGAGGCCCTGTACCGGGCCCTTCACCGGGCGGCCGCGCGCGACCGCCGGCCACAAACCACGGAGGTGGACAGATGA
- a CDS encoding glycosyltransferase, whose amino-acid sequence MHVCEVIKSLARVGGAEVLLTRRLCAAPPGKRYTVVCLEAAPAPFLERLRRHGVTVVDLTSCPRPLRTARLLTVVRRLRPDVLNVHSPLPAAALRPASRLWRRRPMLVSTVHSVRFRLPTLLVDRATGWLDDRTVAVSPEVARSVTTLGARRLSIRVHGVDVAEQRRWAAEAALIRKEWDVPGDAFLIVHAGNFRPVKNHGFLLDAAAELSAAERARTVFLLAGSGPLFDQTARRVAELRLPNVRLLGHVPDAARLIAAADLLAHCSTYEGLPVVMMEALAAGVPVVSTRVGGIPDLVESGRNGLLVPPGDAKAFAGAILAAMRPDTHARLRDGARASAGTIDIGETAKWFDRLYDEAPSRSRG is encoded by the coding sequence GTGCACGTCTGCGAAGTGATCAAGTCGCTCGCCCGGGTGGGCGGCGCCGAGGTCCTGCTCACCCGGCGGCTGTGCGCCGCTCCCCCGGGCAAGCGCTACACCGTCGTGTGCCTGGAGGCCGCCCCCGCGCCGTTCCTGGAGCGGCTGCGGCGGCACGGCGTGACCGTCGTCGACCTCACCTCCTGCCCCCGCCCGCTGCGGACGGCCAGGCTGCTGACCGTGGTGCGGCGGCTGCGCCCGGACGTGCTCAACGTCCATTCCCCGCTGCCCGCGGCGGCGCTCCGGCCGGCGTCCCGGCTGTGGCGGCGCCGGCCGATGCTGGTGTCCACCGTGCACAGTGTCAGGTTCCGGCTGCCGACCCTGCTCGTCGACCGGGCCACCGGCTGGCTGGACGACCGCACCGTGGCCGTCTCTCCCGAGGTGGCGCGCAGCGTGACGACCCTGGGCGCGCGGCGCCTGTCGATCCGGGTACACGGCGTCGACGTGGCGGAGCAGCGCCGCTGGGCGGCGGAGGCGGCGCTGATCAGGAAGGAGTGGGACGTGCCCGGCGACGCCTTCCTGATCGTGCACGCCGGCAACTTCCGCCCGGTCAAGAACCACGGCTTCCTCCTCGACGCGGCGGCCGAGCTGTCGGCCGCGGAGCGGGCGCGCACGGTGTTCCTGCTCGCCGGGTCGGGGCCGCTGTTCGACCAGACGGCGCGGCGCGTCGCCGAGCTGCGCCTCCCCAACGTGCGGCTGCTCGGCCACGTTCCGGACGCCGCGCGCCTCATCGCCGCCGCCGACCTGCTGGCGCACTGCTCGACCTACGAAGGGCTGCCGGTCGTCATGATGGAGGCGCTCGCCGCGGGCGTCCCCGTGGTGTCCACCCGCGTCGGCGGGATCCCCGACCTGGTCGAGTCCGGCCGCAACGGCCTGCTCGTCCCGCCGGGCGACGCCAAGGCGTTCGCGGGGGCGATCCTGGCGGCGATGCGCCCGGACACCCACGCCCGGCTGCGCGACGGCGCGCGCGCCAGCGCGGGGACGATCGACATCGGCGAGACCGCCAAGTGGTTCGACCGGTTGTACGACGAGGCGCCGTCGCGTTCCCGGGGCTGA
- a CDS encoding GDP-mannose 4,6-dehydratase, with product MNDSPGKTYLITGGSGFIGSHLTDSLLARGDSVCVLDNLSTGRIANIEHVLGHPRLRFVQGSVLDELIVDELVHRCDVVVHLAAAVGVKLIVDHPLRSLTTNIRGSEIVIEAAHRYRRKILITSTSEIYGKNSSGPLSELSDRVLGSPAVVRWAYSTAKAVDEILANAYHKERGLPTVIVRLFNTVGPRQSPAYGMVIPRLIRQALGGTPLTVFGDGTQTRCFAHVADVVVALLELLDREEAIGETFNVGASHEITILELAKMIIELTGATSGIDNIPYAEAYETGFEDMTRRVPDTAKLHALTGWTPRRTLLDILRETIVEAQGELVASPR from the coding sequence GTGAACGACTCGCCAGGGAAGACCTACCTGATAACCGGCGGGAGCGGGTTCATCGGGTCCCATCTGACCGACTCCCTGCTCGCGCGCGGGGACTCCGTGTGCGTCCTGGACAACCTGTCGACCGGGCGCATCGCCAACATCGAGCACGTCCTCGGTCACCCGCGCCTGCGGTTCGTCCAGGGCTCGGTGCTGGACGAGCTCATCGTCGACGAGCTGGTGCACCGGTGCGACGTCGTCGTCCACCTCGCCGCCGCCGTCGGGGTGAAGCTGATCGTCGACCACCCGCTGCGCTCGCTGACGACCAACATCCGCGGCTCGGAGATCGTGATCGAGGCGGCGCACCGCTACCGCAGGAAGATCCTGATCACCAGCACGAGCGAGATCTACGGGAAGAACTCCAGCGGCCCGCTGTCGGAGCTCTCCGACCGCGTGCTCGGCAGCCCGGCGGTGGTCAGGTGGGCCTACAGCACGGCCAAGGCGGTGGACGAGATCCTCGCCAACGCCTACCACAAGGAACGCGGCCTGCCGACGGTCATCGTGCGGCTGTTCAACACGGTGGGCCCCCGGCAGAGCCCCGCCTACGGGATGGTCATCCCGCGCCTCATCCGGCAGGCGCTCGGCGGCACGCCGCTCACCGTCTTCGGCGACGGCACGCAGACCCGGTGCTTCGCCCACGTGGCCGACGTGGTGGTGGCGCTGCTGGAGCTGCTGGACCGCGAGGAGGCGATCGGCGAGACGTTCAACGTCGGCGCGTCCCACGAGATCACCATCCTGGAACTGGCCAAGATGATCATCGAGCTGACCGGGGCGACCAGCGGGATCGACAACATCCCGTACGCCGAGGCGTACGAGACGGGCTTCGAGGACATGACCCGCCGGGTCCCCGACACCGCGAAGCTGCACGCCCTCACCGGATGGACGCCGCGGCGCACGCTCCTGGACATCCTGCGGGAGACCATCGTCGAGGCCCAGGGCGAACTGGTGGCGTCCCCGCGATGA
- a CDS encoding polysaccharide biosynthesis tyrosine autokinase, whose product MQGLYYLRLIRAHWAIIALTLIASAAVAMVVTAKTPPRYQAQIDLLVTGYDKEGSLATAIQAGALSQQRVQSYASLVSSRRVVGQIAGPGEVARVQAGIKAEAIPMTTLIRVTVTDSEPARAARLADKLGVVFPQVIDKLERPSRSSPSTIRVTVVDQASIPVRPVSPRPLVNLLVAELIALAAVVGALVLRDRLDTTIKTPETLQAMSKSPTIGVIGRERDAQRYPLIIRDHGISSRAEAFRAVRTNLQFISVDRRPRSLVVTSCLAGEGKTSIAVNLAIVLAQADWRVAIVDADLRRPRVAAQFGLEGSAGLTDVLIGSAALEDVAQTWGPPSLTVLPSGRIPPNPSELLNSDGMRKLLATLTDTYDIVIIDTPPLLPVTDAASLAAICDSTLLIARHGRTRTGHIARATELLSSINARVVGGVLNHVPAKTKHTYGYDGSYQPVQDGPLRPAEVGAAAAVSVSSSADSPSAIRRAADL is encoded by the coding sequence GTGCAAGGCCTCTACTACCTCCGGCTCATCCGCGCGCACTGGGCGATCATCGCGCTGACGCTGATCGCCTCCGCCGCCGTGGCCATGGTCGTCACCGCCAAGACGCCGCCCCGATACCAGGCGCAGATCGACCTGCTGGTGACGGGATACGACAAGGAGGGCAGCCTCGCCACCGCGATCCAGGCGGGCGCGCTCTCCCAGCAGCGGGTGCAGTCGTACGCGAGCCTCGTGTCCAGCCGGCGGGTGGTCGGCCAGATCGCCGGCCCGGGCGAGGTCGCGCGCGTCCAGGCCGGCATCAAGGCCGAGGCCATTCCCATGACCACGCTGATCCGGGTCACGGTCACCGACAGCGAACCCGCCCGCGCGGCGCGGCTGGCCGACAAGCTGGGCGTGGTCTTCCCCCAGGTGATCGACAAACTGGAGCGCCCGAGCCGGTCCAGCCCTTCCACGATCAGGGTGACGGTGGTGGACCAGGCGAGCATCCCGGTCAGGCCGGTCAGCCCGCGTCCGCTGGTCAACCTGCTCGTCGCGGAGCTGATCGCCCTGGCCGCCGTCGTCGGGGCGCTGGTGCTGCGCGATCGCCTGGACACCACCATCAAGACGCCCGAGACGCTGCAGGCCATGTCGAAGAGCCCGACGATCGGGGTGATCGGGCGCGAGCGTGACGCCCAGCGGTACCCATTGATCATCCGCGACCACGGCATCTCGTCCCGGGCCGAGGCGTTCCGGGCGGTGCGCACGAATCTGCAGTTCATCAGCGTCGACCGGCGGCCGCGTTCGCTGGTGGTCACCAGTTGCCTGGCCGGGGAGGGCAAGACCTCGATCGCGGTCAACCTCGCCATCGTGCTCGCCCAGGCCGACTGGCGGGTGGCGATCGTGGACGCCGACCTGCGCCGTCCCCGGGTCGCCGCCCAGTTCGGCCTCGAAGGATCGGCGGGGCTCACCGACGTGCTGATCGGCTCGGCCGCGCTGGAGGACGTGGCCCAGACCTGGGGGCCGCCGTCCCTCACCGTGCTGCCGAGCGGGCGGATCCCGCCGAACCCCAGCGAACTGCTCAACTCCGACGGGATGCGCAAGCTCCTGGCCACGCTCACCGACACTTACGACATCGTCATCATCGACACTCCCCCGCTGCTGCCGGTGACCGACGCCGCCTCGCTGGCCGCCATCTGCGACAGCACCCTGCTCATCGCCCGGCACGGCAGGACGCGCACGGGGCACATCGCGCGCGCGACCGAGCTGCTGTCGTCGATCAACGCCCGCGTGGTGGGAGGCGTGCTGAACCACGTGCCCGCCAAGACCAAGCACACCTACGGATACGACGGCTCCTACCAGCCGGTGCAGGACGGGCCGCTCCGGCCGGCCGAGGTCGGAGCGGCCGCGGCGGTCAGCGTCTCCAGCAGTGCCGACAGTCCCTCGGCGATCCGCCGGGCGGCCGACCTGTAG
- a CDS encoding glycosyltransferase family 4 protein produces the protein MNASTILMTGLAGFLLTGLVTGPLGRLAIRWGITDRPGGYKAHARPIPYLGGVAIMLGTVAPVVVIAGLGDLTLAVVVCAAVAVALLGLIDDIAPLSPFARLGVESVAAAGVVLSGLHAPVTGGWPDVPLTILWIVLITNSFNLLDNQDGSLGAITAAGAAPLAVTAFVAGRPAIGMLLTALCCAGVGFLLHNWTPARVFMGDSGSLFIGFVVACSATAVARDQSPDQVIGSLLLPTFVATVDTGVVLLSRARAGRPLLLGATDHLSHRLNALGLSVGVTTLVLAGAAVLSGALNLAMTLNLTPPLITAVTAVAAAIVLIGLLQKAHGPVPGTAGEPAVRITERR, from the coding sequence ATGAACGCCTCCACGATCCTCATGACCGGGCTGGCCGGTTTCCTGCTCACCGGGCTCGTGACGGGGCCGCTCGGCCGGCTCGCGATCCGCTGGGGCATCACCGACCGCCCGGGCGGGTACAAGGCGCACGCCCGCCCGATCCCCTACCTCGGGGGTGTCGCGATCATGCTGGGCACCGTCGCCCCCGTGGTCGTCATCGCCGGCCTGGGCGACCTCACGCTCGCCGTGGTGGTCTGCGCCGCCGTCGCCGTGGCGCTGCTCGGCCTGATCGACGACATCGCCCCGCTCTCGCCCTTCGCCCGGCTCGGCGTCGAGTCGGTGGCGGCGGCCGGGGTCGTGCTGAGCGGGCTCCACGCCCCCGTGACCGGCGGCTGGCCGGACGTCCCGCTGACGATCCTGTGGATCGTCCTGATCACCAACTCGTTCAACCTGCTCGACAACCAGGACGGCTCGCTCGGCGCCATCACGGCGGCCGGCGCCGCCCCGCTCGCCGTCACGGCGTTCGTCGCCGGCCGGCCGGCGATCGGCATGCTGCTGACCGCGCTGTGCTGCGCCGGCGTGGGGTTCCTGCTGCACAACTGGACGCCGGCCCGGGTGTTCATGGGCGACTCCGGCTCGCTGTTCATCGGGTTCGTCGTGGCCTGTTCCGCCACGGCGGTGGCGCGGGACCAGAGCCCGGACCAGGTGATCGGGAGCCTGCTCCTGCCCACGTTCGTCGCCACGGTCGACACCGGGGTGGTGCTGCTGTCCCGGGCGCGCGCGGGCCGCCCGCTGCTGCTCGGCGCCACCGACCACCTGTCCCACCGCCTCAACGCGCTCGGTCTCAGCGTCGGGGTCACGACCCTCGTCCTGGCCGGCGCGGCGGTCCTCTCCGGGGCGCTCAACCTGGCGATGACCTTGAATCTCACCCCGCCCCTCATCACCGCGGTCACCGCGGTCGCCGCGGCCATCGTGCTCATCGGGCTCCTGCAGAAGGCGCACGGCCCGGTGCCAGGAACCGCCGGCGAACCCGCCGTCCGCATCACCGAAAGGCGCTGA